The genomic window GCAGCCTCCCATTCTTGACATAGTTGCGACATAAAAATGGGCTGTGGCGGGCTGTCTTCCGCCAATTCGCGCTGATCGTCGGGTTCTTGTATGCCGTAGTAGCCGATTGCCGAAGCCGATAGCAGCAGCCGTGGTTTTTGGTTGGCACGCGCTATCCATGCCACGATACTGTCGGTGAGTGCGACCCGGCTAAGACGCAACTCGGCCTTACGCTTTTCACTCCAGCGCCAGCCTAGGATGCGCGCACCTGCAAGATTGATGATGACATCAAGCGGATAGGCATCGGGCAGCTCGCCCATACTGCCAATGCAGCTCACTTTGGCATCAAACAGCCATGCCGCTTGTTTGGGATTACGACTGAGGACGGTGACGCGCTGTCCGTCCGCGATTAAGGCGCGCACCAGTTGCTGACCGATAAACCCGGTAGCACCGGTGACCAGTACGCTTGCTGATTGATGGTTAAAATGCAGAGTATTGAGCATAGAAGTTGCCTCGTTTGTTTGATCATTGTTGCGATCTTCTTGTTGATATAAACGCTGTGCCGCCAGCGCATCGCGGATTCCAGAAAGACCAACGCCCACACCACACAATGCCAGAAAAATAGTTAAGCCGCTCCAGTCTTGCGCTTGCAACATGCTCGTCTGCACCATCCAAACTGGCACATTGAGTATCAGCAGCATGATGAATGCGCCTCCGTTGATCGCCAATACAGTATGTGTAATGCGCTCGCTGGCGGGCAGTAATCGACTTCTATCCTCAATGACAAAATCCCATAATGTCAGCACGATCTCTAACGCAAAGATTAACAATAACAGTAAAGCCCAGAGGCCATGCCAGAGCCACCCAGCCAAACCGATAAACAGCAGGCTATAAATGAGTGCACGTACAGAATGAATGCTCAACTCCAGCCTAGCCGAACGGGGTTGCGGCAGCGCCTCAGTCAATTCGAACGCTAATTGAACCTACGGTGAAGGTTGCCGAAATGCGCCAAAGCACCGATCCAGATCACTAAGCTTTGCACTCTGCGGTTGAACAGACTGAAGCTAGCAAATTAGGAAGTGTAGGAGCACGGCGGGTCGGTCGCTTGAAAAAACCGATCCCATAATAAAAAACTGCCTGTAAGACCCACCATAACGGTGTCTTACAGGCAGAAAGTAGAACAGACTGGAGGTAGAAATTTTACTTAATACTTATTTGATGACTACTTGCATACTGGTGCCAAACTTGCGACCTAAAGAATCAATTACTGAGAGTGATGCGGTATAAGTACCCACTTTGGTGTAGGTATGTATCGCTAAGGCAGTGCTGGCAGTTGCTGTACCGTCGCCAAAATTCCACAGATAAGTCTTGATAGTGGCACCGGCAACCGAAGCGCCTCTGGCGTCAAACGTTACAGTCACATTTCTGGCATCAGCAGCTGGTGTTACTGGTTTAGGTGGCGTCACTGGCGGTGGTGTTACTGGAGCCGGTGGTGTCACTGTGGTTGGTGGAGGCGTAACTGGCGCACCATTCGACAAGGCGCTAGTACCAGTGATGCTGTACTGACCAAGGCTACCGTAGTTGCTGTAACCACTGACGGTGGCACTACCTTTACCGGCACCAGTGACACTTAAGAAATACATCCCTTGTGCAGGTAAGGCAAAACTGATGGTGCTACCCAGTGTGGCATCGGCATTCGCTGAGGCAAGTACCTTGCCTTTACTGTCTAGCAATTGCAATGCCACGTCCAGATTACCACCTAAATCAGCGCCTTTGACGGTAAAACTTGCAGTGCCAGCACCAGCGATAAAACTAAACATATCAACGTCACCTGGTGTCCCTATTACACCGCTAACGCTGAGATTGTTGTAACCGTTAGCTGATTTACTCAGCATTGCATCGGCAGTTGTGATGGTATTGCCATGATCGTCTGCTAAAGGTTTTAAACCTTGCTTAAGCATCACTGCATAGGCGTCTTCTTTGTTGTTGGCGTTGGCGTATTCGCCTTTTGACCATTGCGTCAGATTCTTGTAATAGCCAACACCCATGATAGGTGCCCAACCGGTTTCACCATCACCCTGCCCTTGATAATAGGCGACGGAAGTGGTGCCTTGATGCGACAGACCCAAGGTGTGACCCAACTCATGAGAAACGCACTCAGCAATCGGTTTCTCGCTATTGGCTAGGTTATTTGGGAAGCAGAAAGTACTGGCAGTTCCGGTAGAGAAAGCGCCGAAAGAATTCAAATATGCATAACCACCTGCAGTATGTGTTCTTGGTGTAATCAAGACAGTCATGCCGACTTTACCTGCAGGAGCGGCTGGTTTTTCGGTAGTGACGTCGACATCAAAAGGCGCATAATCTTCTACCACGCGCTGCCATACCTTTTGTATCAGGATGCGTTCCGCATCATTGTATGTAGCTGGTGTGGCATCGAGGCTAAACGCAGGATTGGCTGCATCACCGGTAAAATTGAGATAGAGAATACGGGTGGAATTTGGTTTGGTATGAAGCTTAAAGGTTTGATCCAGCGGGAATGGACTGGCGCTCGTGGCGGCTGCAGCAGTCGTCGCAGTAGTTGCTTGTTGCATGCTGCTGCCGGCAGCAGCGCCTGCTGGCACGGCGCTTTCCAGACCTGCATCGATATGCAATATGCGGCCCTTGCGATCCAAATGCACAGTGTCATCAGAGACCAATAAGTCGCGCATCGCATCGCTGCTCATCCCATACCATTTTGCAACTGCATCCAGATCATTGCCCAACAAGGCGATCGCTTTTTCACCGGACGAAAACTCTTTTAAATTAATGCGTGAGAAAGGCGCGCCTTCTGTGCTGCCCTCCGCACTATTTGGAACGAAGCTGGCTGGCAACTCCATCTGCGCCATCATCTCTTCACTCATACGCTTTGGCGCTGCCGTTGGCATGCTGAAGTTATGTGTATCTGGCGAAAATTGGGTATTGATTTTGGTCGCGTTATAGCTAGTTTGGCCTTGCGCTACTAATTCGACGGCAGGTCCAGACTGAGCCACAGCTTGCGCTGTTACAGGCGCAGACGAGGGCATTTTTTTACTGGTGACGCGATCAGCATTGCTGGCTTGTGCATCGATTTTTTCATCGACAGTGACACCTGCGTAGATGCTGAAACCGCCGACGATCATGACAGCGAGAGCGATGGCAGTTTTGAGGACTGGCTTTTGTGGAGTTTGCTTGTTCATTTTATTTCCTTTGTTATGGTGGATTTCAACAAAGGACATACGCGGTCGGAAAAACGTTGTAGTAAGATCTTGTAGAATAATAATGATCATTCACGTCTAACCGGTAACCCCGCTACCATGATCTTTTCAGACATTAGGCCGGAGGCTTTGCGTCCCTGCTTTTCAGCAAGTTTGCCCTGAACACAGTATTGGTCGATAAAAGCGCAAAGTCAAGCCAATAAATCGATTATTTTGATTTATTTATGCGATATAAGTGCTTGATAAATAACAAAAAATATTTTTAATTTAAGTAAATTTCAATTTCATATGTATAACGCACAAGTGATTAAATTTTAAGCAAATTAATGCGGCATGTTTTTTTAAGAAATGTTTATGTACCTCGGATACGCACTAAAATTGGCTGGCATATTCTTATCTATTTATGCTGCGGACGCTCTCGCTGTCGATGAAGCGGCCAGCAATAAGCACGCAGTCGCTGTGATTGCGGATTCCCAATTTAAACTGGGCAATGCCACCATTCCCATGTATATCTCCCATGATTGGGCGCTAGCGCAGCCAGAAATAACGCAGGCGGTACTGATGTTTCACGGCCGTTTGCGCAATGCGGATGTGTATTGGCGTACCGCAAAAAATGCGCTGGCTGTTGCCAAACAGTCCCCACACAGCATATTGATCGTGCCGCAATTTTTAGCCGATGCAGATATTCAAAAACATGCACTCTCTGAGGATTTCTTACATTGGCAATGGGAGGCGTGGATGGGCGGTGAGCCAGCCAACGGCCCCTTAGCAATCAGCTCTTTTGAAGTCATCGACGCGCTTCTGAATCGACTAGCCGACCGGCAGCGCTTTCCGAATATGCGCTCGGTAGTACTAGCAGGGCACTCAGGCGGTGCTCAAATCGTACAAAGATATGCAGTGGTCGGCAAGGCTGAAGCGCTACTAAAATCACACGCGATCTCGGTTCGCTATGTGGTTGCCAATTCCTCTTCTTATCTGTATTTCAACGAAACACGCCCCTTCGCAAAGAGTGCGAGTTGCGAAAAATTTAATCAATGGAAATATGGTTGGGAGGCTGCACCAGACTACGTCGATAGTAAAAGTAGGGCCAACTATGAGACGCAATACACTCAGCGCGATGTAGTGTACTTACTAGGGGAACTCGATACAAATCCACAACATCCAGCACTCGATAAAAGCTGCTCCGCCGAATTGCAAGGTGCGTTTCGTTTAGAGCGTGGCTTACACTACTTTAACTACCTACAGCAGCGCCACCCAACGATGACACAGCAGCGCATCGTCAGAGTACCGGGCATAGCGCATGATGGTGATGCCATGTTCGAATCAGCAGCAGGCATCTCGGCCTTGTTTGAGACAGCAACGCCTAAGCATGAGCAAAGCTCACGGAAATAAGATTTACCTGGGAATTTTGAACACCCCGGCCAGCGCGCACTATCCATCAGGGTTTGCAGCCATGCAAGGCGCTAGGCCGCATGGGATATGCGTGTGCGGGCATGCCATATGCAATTTATTTACTCGGACATAGCAGCTAGTGTTTGTTTATTCAGGCTGCCATACTGGCTCTTTGCTGCATACCGGGTGCCAGATTCACATTTTTTGCACTTTTT from Undibacterium parvum includes these protein-coding regions:
- a CDS encoding TIGR01777 family oxidoreductase gives rise to the protein MSIHSVRALIYSLLFIGLAGWLWHGLWALLLLLIFALEIVLTLWDFVIEDRSRLLPASERITHTVLAINGGAFIMLLILNVPVWMVQTSMLQAQDWSGLTIFLALCGVGVGLSGIRDALAAQRLYQQEDRNNDQTNEATSMLNTLHFNHQSASVLVTGATGFIGQQLVRALIADGQRVTVLSRNPKQAAWLFDAKVSCIGSMGELPDAYPLDVIINLAGARILGWRWSEKRKAELRLSRVALTDSIVAWIARANQKPRLLLSASAIGYYGIQEPDDQRELAEDSPPQPIFMSQLCQEWEAAAQAAQQYGVHVKCMRFGLVLGQQGALPMMLLPIKLGLGGALGRGSQCLSWIHVDDVVRGIAHLCAIDQQADVESRQDGAYNFCAPESLTQKQFSQTAARILGRPCFMPTPAWPMRLALGEQADLLLEGQRVIPRRLQAQGFRFAYPDLESALKNLLK
- a CDS encoding PKD domain-containing protein, which produces MNKQTPQKPVLKTAIALAVMIVGGFSIYAGVTVDEKIDAQASNADRVTSKKMPSSAPVTAQAVAQSGPAVELVAQGQTSYNATKINTQFSPDTHNFSMPTAAPKRMSEEMMAQMELPASFVPNSAEGSTEGAPFSRINLKEFSSGEKAIALLGNDLDAVAKWYGMSSDAMRDLLVSDDTVHLDRKGRILHIDAGLESAVPAGAAAGSSMQQATTATTAAAATSASPFPLDQTFKLHTKPNSTRILYLNFTGDAANPAFSLDATPATYNDAERILIQKVWQRVVEDYAPFDVDVTTEKPAAPAGKVGMTVLITPRTHTAGGYAYLNSFGAFSTGTASTFCFPNNLANSEKPIAECVSHELGHTLGLSHQGTTSVAYYQGQGDGETGWAPIMGVGYYKNLTQWSKGEYANANNKEDAYAVMLKQGLKPLADDHGNTITTADAMLSKSANGYNNLSVSGVIGTPGDVDMFSFIAGAGTASFTVKGADLGGNLDVALQLLDSKGKVLASANADATLGSTISFALPAQGMYFLSVTGAGKGSATVSGYSNYGSLGQYSITGTSALSNGAPVTPPPTTVTPPAPVTPPPVTPPKPVTPAADARNVTVTFDARGASVAGATIKTYLWNFGDGTATASTALAIHTYTKVGTYTASLSVIDSLGRKFGTSMQVVIK
- a CDS encoding alpha/beta hydrolase, which gives rise to MYLGYALKLAGIFLSIYAADALAVDEAASNKHAVAVIADSQFKLGNATIPMYISHDWALAQPEITQAVLMFHGRLRNADVYWRTAKNALAVAKQSPHSILIVPQFLADADIQKHALSEDFLHWQWEAWMGGEPANGPLAISSFEVIDALLNRLADRQRFPNMRSVVLAGHSGGAQIVQRYAVVGKAEALLKSHAISVRYVVANSSSYLYFNETRPFAKSASCEKFNQWKYGWEAAPDYVDSKSRANYETQYTQRDVVYLLGELDTNPQHPALDKSCSAELQGAFRLERGLHYFNYLQQRHPTMTQQRIVRVPGIAHDGDAMFESAAGISALFETATPKHEQSSRK